A single genomic interval of Hevea brasiliensis isolate MT/VB/25A 57/8 chromosome 4, ASM3005281v1, whole genome shotgun sequence harbors:
- the LOC110639613 gene encoding beta-galactosidase-like has translation MVNMSKGSVFMFLLLFFGSCVFSSVTASVSYDHKAITLNGQRRILISGSIHYPRSTPEMWPDLIQKAKDGGLDVIETYVFWNGHEPTPGNYYFEDRYDLVKFVKLIKEAGLYAHLRIGPYICAEWNFGGFPVWLKYVPGTEFRTDNGPFKAAMQKFTEKIVSMMQSEKLFETQGGPIILSQIENEFGPVEWQIGAPGKAYTKWAAEMAVGLGTGVPWVMCKQDDAPDPVINTCNGFYCENFKPNKDYKPKMWTENWTGWYTEFGGSVPYRPAEDLAFSVARFIQNGGSFVNYYMYQGGTNFGRTAGGPFIATSYDYDAPIDEYGLPRDPKWGHLRDLHKAIKLCEPALVSVDPTVTTLGSNQEAHVFNSKSSCAAFLANYDTKYSVKVTFGNGQYDLPPWSISILPDCKTAVFNTARLGAQSTQMKMTPVGSAFSWQSYIEEAASAYTDDTTRLDGLLEQINITRDATDYLWYMTDVKIDPDEGFLKSGQDPILTIFSAGHSLQVFINGQLSGTVYGSLNDPKLTFSQNVKLIDGINKISLLSAVVGLPNVGLHFESWNAGVLGPVTLKGLNEGTRDLSGWNWSYKIGLKGEELNLHTVTGSSSVDWMEGTVLAKKQPLTWYKTTFDAPEGNEPLALDMSSMGKGQVWVNGRSVGRHWPGYIARGSCGDCNYAGTFDDKKCRSNCGEPSQRWYHVPRSWVNPSGNLLVVFEEWGGDPSAISLVKRSTGSVCADIFEGQPSLKNWKMIALGKFDHLQPKAHLWCPSGQKISQIKFASYGMPQGTCGSFREGNCHAHKSYDAFEKKCVGKQSCSITVAPEVFGGDPCPTSLKKLSVEAVCS, from the exons ATGGTGAACATGTCAAAGGGCAGCGTGTTCATGTTTCTGCTGCTGTTTTTTGGTTCTTGTGTTTTTTCTTCTGTTACAGCTTCTGTGTCTTATGACCATAAAGCTATTACCCTCAATGGGCAGAGAAGAATTCTTATTTCTGGTTCTATTCACTATCCAAGAAGTACTCCTGAG ATGTGGCCGGATCTTATACAGAAGGCCAAAGATGGAGGTTTGGATGTCATAGAAACATACGTTTTCTGGAATGGACATGAGCCTACTCCTGGGAAT TATTATTTTGAGGATAGGTATGATCTTGTCAAGTTTGTCAAGCTGATAAAAGAAGCAGGACTTTATGCTCATCTTCGGATCGGACCTTACATTTGCGCTGAGTGGAACTTCGG GGGATTTCCTGTTTGGCTAAAATATGTTCCTGGAACTGAATTTAGAACCGACAACGGTCCATTCAAG GCGGCAATGCAAAAGTTCACAGAGAAGATTGTCAGCATGATGCAGTCAGAAAAGTTGTTTGAAACTCAGGGAGGTCCAATAATTCTTTCTCAG ATAGAAAATGAATTTGGACCGGTGGAATGGCAAATTGGTGCACCTGGTAAAGCTTATACAAAATGGGCAGCTGAGATGGCAGTGGGTCTTGGTACTGGGGTACCATGGGTAATGTGCAAGCAAGATGATGCTCCTGATCCTGTT ATTAACACCTGCAATGGATTCTACTGTGAAAATTTCAAACCAAACAAAGATTATAAACCCAAAATGTGGACAGAAAACTGGACTGGATG GTACACAGAATTTGGTGGTTCAGTTCCTTACAGACCAGCAGAAGATTTAGCATTTTCAGTTGCAAGGTTTATACAGAATGGTGGTTCATTTGTAAACTATTATATG TACCAGGGAGGAACTAATTTTGGCCGGACTGCTGGCGGTCCATTCATTGCTACTAGCTATGATTATGATGCCCCTATTGATGAATATG GACTACCAAGGGATCCAAAGTGGGGACACTTGAGAGATTTGCATAAAGCCATCAAGTTATGTGAACCTGCTTTAGTCTCTGTAGATCCCACAGTAACAACTCTTGGGAGTAATCAAGAG GCTCATGTGTTCAATTCAAAGTCATCCTGTGCAGCCTTCTTGGCAAACTATGACACAAAGTATTCTGTGAAAGTGACCTTTGGCAATGGGCAATATGACCTGCCACCTTGGTCTATCAGCATTCTCCCTGATTGTAAGACTGCAGTTTTTAACACTGCAAGG CTTGGTGCCCAAAGCACACAAATGAAGATGACACCTGTTGGCAGTGCATTTTCTTGGCAATCATACATTGAAGAAGCTGCTTCTGCTTATACTGATGATACAACTAGACTGGATGGATTGTTGGAGCAAATAAATATCACGAGGGATGCTACAGATTATCTGTGGTATATGACAGA CGTCAAGATAGATCCCGATGAAGGATTTTTGAAAAGTGGACAGGATCCCATCCTCACAATATTTTCAGCTGGGCATTCTTTGCAAGTTTTCATCAATGGTCAACTCTCAG GAACTGTGTATGGGTCATTAAACGATCCTAAGTTAACATTTAGCCAGAATGTGAAGTTGATAGATGGTATTAACAAGATTTCTTTGTTAAGTGCTGTCGTAGGTCTACCG AATGTTGGCCTGCACTTTGAAAGCTGGAATGCTGGAGTTCTAGGCCCAGTCACATTGAAGGGTTTAAATGAGGGGACAAGGGACTTATCAGGGTGGAACTGGTCTTACAAG ATTGGTCTTAAAGGTGAAGAATTAAACCTTCATACTGTTACTGGGAGTTCATCTGTTGATTGGATGGAAGGAACTGTATTGGCTAAAAAACAACCATTAACATGGTACAAG ACTACTTTTGATGCACCAGAAGGCAATGAGCCCTTAGCTTTAGATATGAGTAGTATGGGAAAAGGTCAGGTATGGGTAAATGGTCGAAGTGTAGGACGCCACTGGCCTGGATATATAGCTCGTGGTAGTTGTGGCGATTGTAACTATGCTGGAACTTTTGATGATAAGAAATGCAGAAGTAATTGTGGAGAGCCTTCCCAGAGATG GTACCACGTTCCTCGCTCGTGGGTGAACCCAAGTGGGAATCTATTAGTTGTGTTTGAAGAATGGGGTGGTGATCCAAGTGCAATTTCTTTGGTCAAAAGAAGTACAGGAAGTGTTTGTGCTGATATCTTTGAAGGACAGCCGTCATTGAAGAACTGGAAGATGATAGCATTGGGAAAATTTGACCACCTCCAACCCAAAGCCCATTTATGGTGTCCTTCAGGGCAGAAGATCTCTCAAATTAAGTTTGCTAGCTATGGAATGCCCCAGGGGACTTGTGGAAGCTTCCGAGAGGGTAACTGTCATGCCCACAAGTCATATGATGCTTTTGAAAAG AAGTGTGTTGGAAAGCAGTCTTGTTCAATAACAGTGGCTCCAGAAGTGTTTGGAGGAGATCCCTGTCCTACTAGTTTAAAAAAGCTGTCAGTTGAAGCTGTTTGCAGCTGA
- the LOC110639605 gene encoding putative GATA transcription factor 22 codes for MTPIYHSSFSPFLIDLNEDQQQQHNQLFFSKPTEEAASSLSYPILINPSQVDAGYYHRELQPLIQHQEEANISASRGGSWDYPTLKNENGRKEENINEDKRENNSVKWMSSKMRLMRKMMSSDQTVADTRETCMHKFEDDKGRSLPLQDDNSSQNLSSSSSNSIRVCADCNTTKTPLWRSGPRGPKSLCNACGIRQRKARRAMAAAQAGGANGTIFSPETAGAMKTKVQNKERKKSNSHLPFKKRCKFTAQAQGRKKLCFEELSIILSKNSAFHQQVFPQDEKEAAILLMALSYGLVHG; via the exons ATGACTCCTATTTATCATTCTTCTTTTTCTCCTTTTCTCATAGACCTCAATGAAGACCAACAACAACAACACAATCAACTCTTCTTTTCAAAACCTACAGAAGAAGCTGCTTCTTCTTTATCCTACCCAATTCTCATCAACCCATCTCAAGTTGATGCAGGTTACTACCATAGAGAATTGCAGCCATTAATACAGCATCAAGAAGAG GCTAATATTTCTGCTTCTCGTGGTGGGTCATGGGATTATCCAACACTTAAGAACGAGAATGGCCGCAAGGAAGAAAATATAAATGAAGACAAAAGAGAGAACAATTCAGTTAAGTGGATGTCTTCAAAGATGAGGTTGATGAGGAAGATGATGAGCTCGGATCAAACAGTTGCCGATACACGGGAGACTTGTATGCACAAGTTTGAAGATGACAAGGGCCGATCATTACCTTTACAAGATGATAATAGCAGCCAAAATTTGTCTAGCAGCAGTAGCAACTCAATTAGGGTTTGTGCTGACTGTAACACAACTAAGACCCCTCTTTGGAGGAGTGGACCAAGAGGTCCAAAG TCACTTTGCAACGCCTGTGGAATTCGGCAAAGAAAGGCGAGGAGAGCCATGGCCGCAGCTCAAGCAGGAGGTGCGAATGGAACAATTTTTAGTCCTGAGACGGCGGGGGCCATGAAGACCAAGGTGCAAAATAAAGAGAGAAAAAAGAGTAACAGTCATCTTCCGTTCAAGAAAAGGTGCAAATTTACAGCGCAAGCTCAAGGCAGAAAGAAGCTTTGTTTTGAGGAGTTATCAATAATCTTGAGCAAGAATTCAGCTTTTCATCAACAAGTTTTCCCCCAAGACGAGAAGGAAGCGGCAATCCTACTTATGGCTCTATCTTATGGCCTTGTTCATGGTTGA
- the LOC110639610 gene encoding uncharacterized protein LOC110639610, with protein sequence MPGAIQVSVLEFMALQSSSSLAQMSIKISMGKREHQTWDKGEFSFPLTTLRDNLIVTLQDAQGKEISHTVIETRLVIEKGIWDDIFQFEGGGHVHMKLQFVLSEEDRHRIRVMRELALRKKRNELLNSEVRSPTHATTVGSNIASSLQPNHEVSDSHKSLLQSEVIQTGLSSNKEGNSFCSEANKTNRFKDTSSTTPMSPRFDIHQREVSHRILVEKGSTNAPTTTIHSEEASCLESSGSVVAAKNQAPAELKLDGANDPEKQSPVVKTHSKIRNMISAFENSLNQDMRPNIRPAPIGSQSSKRRLDVSSKSKHYTGDMQQAPTYIRKREDQIGFVRALAGSTSSREAGQSEELRAGHIHTTGTTVDLKDKVEVMHKVDTHKVKKTSEKLERASTSERASILRRMLIEKGTRTLSNLFAARRHSGDNSLKQNNGREIQPKGIQDVNIQGNSDDEPHSSECYGSWIFPDGGKRLCITTGGKQIMDLMESCHAEASSELGKMSYPTAENEKEVFFIFLYGFYSLLIIVLQVSLD encoded by the exons ATGCCAGGAGCCATCCAAGTTTCAG TTCTGGAATTCATGGCTCTTCAATCATCGTCATCCCTTGCACAAATGTCCATCAAGA TTTCCATGGGTAAAAGAGAGCATCAAACTTGGGATAAGGGGGAGTTCTCTTT TCCATTAACAACTCTTCGCGACAATTTGATAGTTACACTTCAGGATGCTCAAGGAAAAGAAATATCACATACAG TTATTGAAACCAGGTTGGTGATTGAGAAAGGCATTTGGGATGACATATTTCAGTTTGAAGGAGGTGGGCATGTGCATATGAAGCTGCAGTTTGTCCTCAGTGAAGAAGATCGCCACCGTATCCGAGTCATG AGAGAATTGGCATTGAGAAAGAAACGCAATGAACTTCTCAATAGTGAAGTTAGAAGTCCAACACATGCTACTACCGTTGGTAGTAACATTGCATCATCTTTGCAGCCCAATCATGAAGTCTCAG ATTCACATAAAAGCCTTCTACAAAGTGAAGTGATTCAAACTGGTCTAAGTTCAAACAAAGAAGGAAACTCATTCTGTTCAGAAGCAAACAAAACCA ATAGATTCAAAGACACTTCATCCACCACTCCTATGTCGCCTAGGTTTGATATACATCAACGGGAAGTAAGCCATAGGATTTTGGTTGAGAAAGGTTCTACCAATGCTCCTACCACAACCATTCATTCAGAAGAAGCTTCATGTTTGGAAAGCTCAGGATCAGTAGTTGCTGCAAAGAATCAAGCCCCTGCAGAACTTAAGTTAGATGGAGCTAATGACCCAGAGAAGCAGAGCCCAGTGGTGAAAACTCATAGCAAGATAAGAAATATGATTAGTGCCTTTGAAAATAGTCTAAATCAG GATATGAGACCTAACATAAGACCAGCACCAATAGGATCCCAGTCAAGTAAGAGGAGATTGGATGTTTCTTCTAAAAGTAAACACTACACAGGAGACATGCAACAAGCCCCAACATATATCAGAAAAAGAGAAGATCAAATTGGTTTTGTTAGAGCTCTTGCTGGGTCTACATCATCTCGTGAGGCAGGTCAATCGGAGGAGTTAAGAGCTGGACATATTCATACTACAGGAACAACAGTAGATTTGAAGGATAAAGTTGAAGTTATGCATAAAGTTGACACACACAAAGTGAAAAAAACTTCTGAAAAAttagaaagagcatcaacaagtGAAAGAGCTTCTATCCTGAGGAGAATGCTTATTGAAAAAGGTACACGAACATTGAGTAACTTGTTTGCTGCGAGAAGACATTCTGGTGACAATTCCCTCAAACAAAATAATGGAAGAGAAATTCAGCCAAAAGGTATACAAGATGTAAACATTCAAGGTAATTCAGACGATGAACCTCATTCCTCAGAATGCTATGGTTCCTGGATATTTCCTGATGGAGGAAAACGCTTGTGCATCACAACTGGTGGAAAACAAATAATGGATCTAATGGAAAGTTGCCATGCCGAAGCAAGTAGCGAACTGGGAAAGATGAGCTATCCCACAGCAGAAAATGAGAAAGaggtatttttcatttttctatatGGTTTTTACAGTCTCCTAATCATTGTTTTGCAAGTCAGTTTAGACTAG